One Euphorbia lathyris chromosome 1, ddEupLath1.1, whole genome shotgun sequence DNA segment encodes these proteins:
- the LOC136220315 gene encoding probable mitochondrial adenine nucleotide transporter BTL1 isoform X1, with product MDFETESQKKKFGAEVFGDVYGVTTMVLPKDLHRNKIDPPPFHLRFQLPDLRGLVKNREVGEFLSGALAGAMTKAVLAPLETIRTRMVVGVGSRDISGSFCEIIEHRGWRGLWAGNAINMIRIVPTQAIELGTFEFVKRTMTSAQEKWNETGCPKINIGPLSLTIPLSWLSPVAVAGASAGISSTLVCHPLEVLKDRLTVSPNLYPNLSIAVSKIYSEGGIGAFYSGIFPTLIGMLPYSTCYYFMYETMKKNYCKSKKKKSLNRPEMLLVGALAGFTASTISFPLEVARKRLMVGALQGKCPPNMAAALSEVIREEGFIGLYRGWRASCLKVMPSSGITWMFYEAWKDVLLAERRLV from the exons ATGGATTTTGAAACCGAATCGCAGAAGAAGAAATTTGGAGCTGAGGTTTTTGGAGATGTCTACGGTGTTACTACTATGGTCCTTCCCAAAGACCTTCACCGGAATAAGATTGATCCTCCTCCGTTTCATCTCCGGTTTCAACTTCCcgatctcaga GGTTTGGTTAAGAATAGAGAAGTTGGTGAGTTTCTCAGCGGGGCTTTAGCTGGGGCTATGACCAAAGCTGTACTTGCTCCGTTAGAGACCATCAG AACAAGAATGGTGGTTGGTGTTGGATCCAGAGACATTTCTGGTAGTTTCTGTGAGATTATTGAGCATCGGGGTTGGCGAGGACTTTGGGCTGGAAATGCAATTAATATGATCCGTATAGTCCCTACCCAAGCAATTGAGCTCGGAACTTTTGAGTTTGTCAAGCGTACTATGACATCAGCTCAAGAGAAATGGAATGAAACTGGTTGTCCAAAAATAAACATTGGTCCTCTCAGCTTGACCATTCCTCTCTCCTGGTTATCCCCAGTTGCTGTTGCTGGTGCTTCTGCTGGAATTTCTAGCACGCTTGTATGTCATCCCCTTGAAGTTTTGAAG GACCGACTGACAGTAAGTCCCAACTTGTACCCTAATTTAAGCATTGCAGTTAGCAAAATATATAGTGAGGGAGGGATAGGCGCCTTTTATTCTGGTATTTTCCCTACGCTGATTGGCATGCTTCCGTACAGTACATGCTACTATTTCATGTATGagacgatgaagaaaaattactgtaaatcaaagaagaagaagtcatTAAATCGTCCCGAGATGCTCTTGGTTGGAGCTCTTGCAG GTTTTACAGCTAGCACAATCAGCTTTCCTCTAGAGGTTGCAAGGAAACGACTGATGGTTGGAGCTCTACAGGGTAAGTGTCCACCGAACATGGCAGCAGCGCTATCAGAGGTGATCCGGGAAGAGGGTTTCATTGGACTTTACAGAGGGTGGAGAGCAAGTTGTTTAAAGGTAATGCCTTCCTCCGGCATCACTTGGATGTTTTACGAAGCTTGGAAAGATGTATTGCTTGCAGAAAGACGACTTGTATGA
- the LOC136220337 gene encoding reticulon-like protein B22, protein MEDSADTPNNSKRSEIGKPMIGLICGTLVYYHCAYRNSSLLSLVSDVIIVLLCSLAILGLLFRQMNISVPVDPLEWQISQDTANDIVAWFANTIGAAESVLRVAATGHDKRLFFKVVICLYVLSTLGRLVSGFTVAYAALCLFCCYVLAENSQSSSNPVTWILRRTAGSSSELDSM, encoded by the exons ATGGAAGATAGTGCCGATACTCCAAACAACAGCAAACGAAGTGAAATTGGGAAGCCGATGATAGGATTGATTTGTGGTACATTGGTGTATTATCACTGTGCTTATCGGAATTCCAGTCTCCTCTCTCTAGTTTCCGATGTTATCATCGTCCTTCTCTGCTCTCTCGCCATTCTCGGTCTTCTCTTCCGCCAAATGAACATTTC GGTGCCAGTGGATCCACTTGAGTGGCAGATCTCTCAAGATACGGCGAACGATATTGTTGCGTGGTTCGCTAATACTATAGGGGCGGCTGAATCTGTTTTGAGAGTTGCAGCAACTGGCCATGATAAGAGACTATTTTTCAAG GTTGTCATTTGTCTTTATGTCTTATCAACTTTGGGGCGATTGGTCTCAGGTTTCACGGTTGCTTATGCCG CATTGTGCTTGTTCTGTTGTTACGTACTTGCCGAGAACTCACAATCAAGCAGCAATCCGGTCACCTGGATTTTAAGGCGGACTGCCGGAAGTTCTTCAGAACTAGATAGCATGTAG
- the LOC136220315 gene encoding probable mitochondrial adenine nucleotide transporter BTL1 isoform X2, whose amino-acid sequence MSKKSPLQKKKFGAEVFGDVYGVTTMVLPKDLHRNKIDPPPFHLRFQLPDLRGLVKNREVGEFLSGALAGAMTKAVLAPLETIRTRMVVGVGSRDISGSFCEIIEHRGWRGLWAGNAINMIRIVPTQAIELGTFEFVKRTMTSAQEKWNETGCPKINIGPLSLTIPLSWLSPVAVAGASAGISSTLVCHPLEVLKDRLTVSPNLYPNLSIAVSKIYSEGGIGAFYSGIFPTLIGMLPYSTCYYFMYETMKKNYCKSKKKKSLNRPEMLLVGALAGFTASTISFPLEVARKRLMVGALQGKCPPNMAAALSEVIREEGFIGLYRGWRASCLKVMPSSGITWMFYEAWKDVLLAERRLV is encoded by the exons ATGTCCAAAAAATCCCCTCTCCAG AAGAAGAAATTTGGAGCTGAGGTTTTTGGAGATGTCTACGGTGTTACTACTATGGTCCTTCCCAAAGACCTTCACCGGAATAAGATTGATCCTCCTCCGTTTCATCTCCGGTTTCAACTTCCcgatctcaga GGTTTGGTTAAGAATAGAGAAGTTGGTGAGTTTCTCAGCGGGGCTTTAGCTGGGGCTATGACCAAAGCTGTACTTGCTCCGTTAGAGACCATCAG AACAAGAATGGTGGTTGGTGTTGGATCCAGAGACATTTCTGGTAGTTTCTGTGAGATTATTGAGCATCGGGGTTGGCGAGGACTTTGGGCTGGAAATGCAATTAATATGATCCGTATAGTCCCTACCCAAGCAATTGAGCTCGGAACTTTTGAGTTTGTCAAGCGTACTATGACATCAGCTCAAGAGAAATGGAATGAAACTGGTTGTCCAAAAATAAACATTGGTCCTCTCAGCTTGACCATTCCTCTCTCCTGGTTATCCCCAGTTGCTGTTGCTGGTGCTTCTGCTGGAATTTCTAGCACGCTTGTATGTCATCCCCTTGAAGTTTTGAAG GACCGACTGACAGTAAGTCCCAACTTGTACCCTAATTTAAGCATTGCAGTTAGCAAAATATATAGTGAGGGAGGGATAGGCGCCTTTTATTCTGGTATTTTCCCTACGCTGATTGGCATGCTTCCGTACAGTACATGCTACTATTTCATGTATGagacgatgaagaaaaattactgtaaatcaaagaagaagaagtcatTAAATCGTCCCGAGATGCTCTTGGTTGGAGCTCTTGCAG GTTTTACAGCTAGCACAATCAGCTTTCCTCTAGAGGTTGCAAGGAAACGACTGATGGTTGGAGCTCTACAGGGTAAGTGTCCACCGAACATGGCAGCAGCGCTATCAGAGGTGATCCGGGAAGAGGGTTTCATTGGACTTTACAGAGGGTGGAGAGCAAGTTGTTTAAAGGTAATGCCTTCCTCCGGCATCACTTGGATGTTTTACGAAGCTTGGAAAGATGTATTGCTTGCAGAAAGACGACTTGTATGA
- the LOC136220315 gene encoding probable mitochondrial adenine nucleotide transporter BTL1 isoform X3: MTVILHYQTLMVVSVLKGYEVMGSKLRGLVKNREVGEFLSGALAGAMTKAVLAPLETIRTRMVVGVGSRDISGSFCEIIEHRGWRGLWAGNAINMIRIVPTQAIELGTFEFVKRTMTSAQEKWNETGCPKINIGPLSLTIPLSWLSPVAVAGASAGISSTLVCHPLEVLKDRLTVSPNLYPNLSIAVSKIYSEGGIGAFYSGIFPTLIGMLPYSTCYYFMYETMKKNYCKSKKKKSLNRPEMLLVGALAGFTASTISFPLEVARKRLMVGALQGKCPPNMAAALSEVIREEGFIGLYRGWRASCLKVMPSSGITWMFYEAWKDVLLAERRLV; the protein is encoded by the exons ATGACAGTTATCCTGCACTACCAGACCCTAATGGTAGTATCCGTACTAAAAGGGTATGAGGTTATGGGATCAAAACTACGG GGTTTGGTTAAGAATAGAGAAGTTGGTGAGTTTCTCAGCGGGGCTTTAGCTGGGGCTATGACCAAAGCTGTACTTGCTCCGTTAGAGACCATCAG AACAAGAATGGTGGTTGGTGTTGGATCCAGAGACATTTCTGGTAGTTTCTGTGAGATTATTGAGCATCGGGGTTGGCGAGGACTTTGGGCTGGAAATGCAATTAATATGATCCGTATAGTCCCTACCCAAGCAATTGAGCTCGGAACTTTTGAGTTTGTCAAGCGTACTATGACATCAGCTCAAGAGAAATGGAATGAAACTGGTTGTCCAAAAATAAACATTGGTCCTCTCAGCTTGACCATTCCTCTCTCCTGGTTATCCCCAGTTGCTGTTGCTGGTGCTTCTGCTGGAATTTCTAGCACGCTTGTATGTCATCCCCTTGAAGTTTTGAAG GACCGACTGACAGTAAGTCCCAACTTGTACCCTAATTTAAGCATTGCAGTTAGCAAAATATATAGTGAGGGAGGGATAGGCGCCTTTTATTCTGGTATTTTCCCTACGCTGATTGGCATGCTTCCGTACAGTACATGCTACTATTTCATGTATGagacgatgaagaaaaattactgtaaatcaaagaagaagaagtcatTAAATCGTCCCGAGATGCTCTTGGTTGGAGCTCTTGCAG GTTTTACAGCTAGCACAATCAGCTTTCCTCTAGAGGTTGCAAGGAAACGACTGATGGTTGGAGCTCTACAGGGTAAGTGTCCACCGAACATGGCAGCAGCGCTATCAGAGGTGATCCGGGAAGAGGGTTTCATTGGACTTTACAGAGGGTGGAGAGCAAGTTGTTTAAAGGTAATGCCTTCCTCCGGCATCACTTGGATGTTTTACGAAGCTTGGAAAGATGTATTGCTTGCAGAAAGACGACTTGTATGA